The Cydia splendana chromosome 8, ilCydSple1.2, whole genome shotgun sequence genome contains a region encoding:
- the LOC134793292 gene encoding cytochrome b5 domain-containing protein 1: MIYTKQQWYTPAEVVIHNSAQDCWVSLNGRVLDMTGWLADQFRLCTCRKNCSCVIKNWYCADDCVEYCPCFKRGFPYCDKKRLAMTILAYAGKDISHWFRGNEWVQYTHPVTGAAAARRPHGLGPHEPQVPSTKWRPYTKPWWLDDSLVVGKLTAKSRPIRITNTLTGSTVTLEVCSEETIYEIMQRYRRHNTHLASYSWRYRGRRLCLHLTLAENGIPDERERFSQVLLPENIHVPAILIYYNDDLTEEPAVDDCFCHDTECIKDKPETYIPF; this comes from the exons ATGATATACACGAAGCAACAATGGTACACACCCGCCGAG GTGGTGATCCACAACTCCGCGCAGGACTGCTGGGTGTCGCTGAACGGCAGAGTCCTGGACATGACGGGCTGGCTGGCCGACCAGTTCCGGCTCTGCACCTGCCGCAAGAACTGCTCCTGCGTCATCAAGAACTGGTACTGCGCCGATGACTGCGTGGAGTACTGCCCCTGCTTCAAGCGGGGGTTCCCCTACTGCGACAAGAAGAGG CTTGCGATGACAATTCTGGCGTACGCCGGCAAGGACATCTCGCACTGGTTCCGTGGCAACGAATGGGTGCAGTACACGCACCCGGTGacgggcgcggcggcggcgcggcgtcCGCACGGCCTGGGCCCGCACGAGCCTCAG GTGCCCTCCACCAAGTGGCGGCCCTACACCAAGCCCTGGTGGCTAGACGATAGCCTGGTTGTGGGGAAGCTGACCGCTAAGAGCAGGCCTATTAGGATTACCAATACTCTTACTG GTTCGACGGTGACCCTGGAGGTGTGCTCAGAGGAGACCATCTACGAGATCATGCAGCGCTACCGGCGCCACAACACGCACCTGGCTTCCTACTCGTGGCGTTACCGCGGCCGGCGGCTCTGCCTCCATCTCACGTTGGCCGAAAACGGGATTCCGGACGAAAGGGAACGGTTCTCGCAGGTGCTGCTGCCCGAGAATATCCACGTGCCAGCCATTTTGATTTACTACAATGACGACTTGACTGAAG AGCCGGCGGTAGACGACTGCTTCTGCCACGACACGGAGTGCATCAAGGACAAGCCTGAAACCTACATCCCGTTTTAA